The Fusarium falciforme chromosome 14, complete sequence sequence ACCTTCAGCATCAAGAGTTGGCCAGAATACATCCGCAACATCTACGAGTAAGTCCCCGGCCCAGCCACCACCGTGAGCACCCTCCCTAAGCCAGTTAGCAAACTCACCCCTGGCGGCTACGTCGAGCTCCTGGAGATCGACCTCTACGGCAAATCCGACGACGGCATACTCAAGGAGCACCACGAGCTCTCGCGGCTCGTCAGGCTCCTAGACGAGGCGTCCACAAAGATCGGCCGCAAGTTCCAGGACAATAAGAAGAATAAGGATATCCTGCGGGACACGGGCTTTGTGGACATTGTCGAGACTACCTTTAAGTGGCCAAGCGGGCCTTGGCCGCGGGAGAAGAAGTATAAGGAGCTCGGCCAGTGGTATAATACTAACATGGATGCGTTCTAGGGCCTTGAGTCGCTTGCCATGGCTGCATTTACTAGGGTGCTTGGGTGGAGCAAGGAGGAGGTGATTGTCTATCTCGCAAGGGTCAGGAAGGAGATGTCTGATAAGAGCATTCATGCATATTGGTCGATGTATGTGTTGTATGACTTGTATGGCTTGATAGTTGCTAACTCGTTTAGATACTCGACTTATGGGAGACGGCCTCTGGAACCAAAGGGTAAGGCGGAGGATGAATAGCTTAGGATAGgagggccttgatgagatgcTTTAAGGGAGTGAGTATGATGCAGTtgaagtattattatagatccGGCACCCTTttctaggtatataatagttatataccGGTTTTCCTACCATTCGCCCGCTAAGGTATACTTAATTGCTATACCTTTTAATCCGATTAAGTTATTAGAGGTAAGGTATATCCATGGTTTAAGCCACCCACGTAACACGCGCTCGAACAGGGTCGAGGCCAAACAAAGGAACCGGGGTGGGCCAACGGGATGTCTTCTGGAACCACTATCTTTCGGGGCTGGCTAAGATCTTAGACCTGAACGAGAAGCTCAGCGAGAGCGTTGGGTAAAAGGATACCCAGCGAGAATTACTTTACTTCCTAACCGACCATTGCCGCGGAAAACATCTTGATTCCTTTCCTTGATGCATTTTATTCTAGCTCGGGCTGCTTCTACTGAATCTATGATATGGAGGAAGGGACTTTGGCTCTAGCCGTTCTATCTCTAGGTTCTTTCCTGCTGTGGGCGCTTTCCCCTGACCATCTGGCGGCGCCTTACCTTGCGCTGTCGCCTCTGCTTTACTTCCTCTGATGACTGCAGAGTGACACCATGGACTTCCTGAACATGGCGTCGGAAGTGGTTAATATGCTTAAATTTGATGTCTCGATACTTGGGGTGCTCGCACCGTATCTTCTCACCCCTCCGCTCAGCTTGTTCACGTCTAACCAGATGCTAGCCATCGAAATAGTCGTTCATGATAGTTGGGCGGCAGTATGTAAATGTTCGCTTTTCACGTGAGAGTCGCTCATCACCGATGCAATCAGGGCATTGCGCAGTATGCAGGAGCAGAGGGAACCAATCAGGGCTGGGCAACGTTTCGTGTTCTATTTCGAGAGGCTCGGTCTTTATGGACAGGCAGGCTTTGGCCCTTTGCTGAATGCGATCACGCTTGGCCGTCTCTCTCTTGTCGCAGAGAGCCACCATGAGATTGacggccttgatcttgcgCTCGAAGATCTGATCTTCAGTCAAGCCGTCGGGCTGGCGGCAGAAAATCTCTGCCAATGCAGCGCGTTCGAAGATGGTGACATTGATATCGGGCTCTGCGTACTTGTTACGACCCAAGATGGGAACGGTATGAAGACGGAACATCACACATTCCGTGCCGACCAATAAGGTTATTCGCCACATGCGAGTCGAACGAGGTCGGTTCGACTCCGTTCGACCGACCAATAAGGTTGTCCGCCATATGCAAGTCGAACGAAGTCGGTTCGACTCTGTTCGACTCACAAAACCATGATCGACCAAGCAAATCagaatagtatatatagcttcACTCATTCCCACCTCCCTGTCTAGATAGCTCTCCAGCTTTCAATACAACTTGATTACTCAAGAATACTTCTTGATATTATCAGACGTGATTCGCCACCCTACGCTCAGTACGTTACGCCCCGTTGcaactgccaacataaaccaaATCAGGTTACGGTTTACTACGTTGGGAACCTTGACCGTCACAGTACTCCACCTCCTCTTCCCCCCCGGGCCTGTCGGTCAATGTCCCAGGTGGGCCGGTTAtagaagtaatataattttttaaaaatctaaaaaaaaatacctagtaGATCTCTTTctagttaaatatttaaaaaaaaatactgtTATTAAGTTTCTAGctaatttatagctatttttaaatacttaaggcttattatttttaagtgCACAGTATCCCCTCAATTGTCGAAAGGCTCCCGAAAGTACCTTGCCCCACATGACCCCTATTACATGACAGGTACATGAGGGGAACCTAAAGATGCATCATTAACTATTCTTGCCAAAATCGTCATATAAATCATTTCAAAGTCATCTATGAGTTCTTAACTAATACCGGGCGAGGCCCTCAATGTATATGATGATAGCAGCTTCATCAGAGAAGATGACAGCCGGTCAgcaataataagaagaggcctgaattaaagaagaagaggcatcAATCAATTTGGGGGTGTGAGCAGTGTGATGTCGCGATTTGTAACTCAAAATATTGTTGGGACATCTATCATGGGCTAATTTAGGTAGGGAATAATGTACCTTTCATTCTTGCATTTTAATTGGGCAGACATCCCTGGAGTGACCTGGCGGGAGCCTTTCGACAATTGAGGGGATAGgtgcgtcgctcgcttgtCTGCGCCGCTCGCTTATCATATCCCATCAGTGCCCACAAGGCTTCAAGCCGTATCTTGCCCCAGTGTTATATCGTTAGCCGTCAGCTACTTCTCCTGGTCGCATGACTGCTAAGGCCTTAACATCGCGATACTTCGTTCTCCAGCGGATGATAGAGAGTGACGAAGTATCACCGCCACTGAGGGCTCTGATTGGGCCTAACCCCCCTTTGTGACCTGCTTGCAGCCTTGTGGGCACTCATGGGATACGTTATCCCGTTTCAATAGGTATGGCCAACGTGGCCTTACATAACGGATGATAGTTGCACCACCGGTGGTGCACGAGTCACGTGAGGATACATGCACCATCGATGGTGCATGTATCGAGACCCACTTGTCAAAATTTAACCCGTTAAGTGTTCTAAACCACAATAATTCACTCTATAGGATAGGGAAAAATATGGGGCTAGGTTTATTCGATGCGtttatcttattttcttGTATATGTTGTTTTTCCTCTGTTCTGAACAAATTTTGTACCCGGGACTCACGCGCTATCCCTAACCCCTATATTCCCATATGGGGACTTAGTGGGCTACTAGCCGAATGGCGGGGTCCACAAGGGCTTAGCGAAGGGCTTAGTGGGATCAAGGTAAGAACTAGAGTGGTGTAtgtattttttagctttagagCCCTTTGGGCATGGCCTACCAGGCGCAATAGATTCTTATGTGTGTGTACAGTAATAGGAGGAGTAGGATTCTCTCCTCAGTTGCTCAGTCATTCAGCGCCGGCGTTCAGGTATCATTGCGGGGTAAGTTTAGGCATCAACCTGCACAGCCTCGTTATAAAGGAGGCTGGATTGACCTTAATAGGTGATTCTCTTTGGTTCCCTTTTCCTTCGAAAGTTGTATAAAGACTAGCTTCATTCCTCAAGGCTCTTTTTGGACAAATCGGCTCTGGTTTGCGTCCCCTGTATCATTCATCTGAGCCGAGGCTGAGCCCCGCCCGAGCTAATGATCACATGAGAACCGTCGAGTCTTATCGCTCACGAAATCGCTTTGTTTCGCAGCATGAcaccttcatcatggcggAAGAAATATTAAGCCTACTCCTAGACATCGCTGCCCTTCGACTACATTCCTGTTCATCCTGCCTCAAGCTGCTCATTCAAAACAACTCGCCGTCTGGCATTATAGCATGATTCCGTTATGAACAGGTCGCGAAGAACGCGTTATTGGGTTGTATTCTTTTCCAATCGCACGAGCGGAAACTCGACAACTTGGCCAAGCCCTGGTGTCGTGAATTCTATACGCTTGTCGTATGTGCGCATATTGACTATGCCGAAAACTTATTAATGAGTCTCGGCTGGAATTGGAGCCTTAGCCCAGATATTGGATAGGAAATTGATGATCTACTGCAGCCTTTTGTTCAAGATAGTATGAATGACATCTTTCCCCTGCCTGATAAAGACGGATCTCGTTCTGATCATGCTATAGATCATCCTGCTTCTAAGTTTATATGAGTTTTGCCCTTTAACCTATACCCCGGGTCGATAAATAGTTTTGCTTGGATAAAACGGTATTTCGACCGCTATCGGGAGAATCATTCGGTGTGTAATGAACGACTTAATGAGCATCGACGTAATTGTGCTATGCCCAAGAGACTACTGGATGTTGGCCGATTTGAGGAACCTATCATGCGCCTGTTCATAACTGATCCTATAACTGGGGAGAACTATGCCATTGCTAGTTATGCCTGGGGTATTGGCTCGAAAGCAAATGCCATTCACTAAGCCCAAATGACCAAGGCGAATGTAGGACTAAGAATGGAATATGGGTTGTAACTCGCGAGTCTGCCGAGGACCGTCTGGGACCTAATTGAAGTAACGCGAAGTATTGGCCACCGAAACCTTTGGATTGATGCTTTCTGCATAGTCTAAAATGATCCGGTCGAGCAACGGCATTAGTTGGATAGAATGGTCGAGTTTTATAAATGAGCTGACGTCCTTATCTCTGCTGTAAGTGCTTCGCATTGCGGTGAGGGATTCTTGTAACCTCGAAACGTTGACCAGTGCTATGGTGCTATCTACGAGTTACCTTTCAAATGGGAATTCCCTAATCGCAAGGTCGAAGGTTCTATGCTCCTGTGCGAAAAGACCCTGAACTATATTTTAGACGAGGACCCTCTACATATGCGGATTTGGACTTATTAAGAGCACCTCGTCTCGACGCGTGTCATTAGTTTTGGCACACGATAAATCAAATGGAAATGTTAGAAGGATGGCAATGTGGTCGACGGTGGtgattacttaatattagatgGTGACCTAGAGCATTACCTTGACGAAGCATTCTCGCTATCCCTATATTCTTCTGAGAATCTTGTGGAGATTAATTGGAGAGTTTAAGCCTGGATGAAAATCGTTGAGAAATACTTATTCCGCCATTATTCTCGTCCCTAAGATAGGCTACTAGCTTTCATTGAATCGATATCATATTTGGCGCCTTTCGTGGGTTGGCTAACGTCGGAATGTCTGGCGGGGATATGGAAAGCTGACGCCGCCCGATAACTTCtttggaagaaggagaaaccCCTGAGTGCGGAAGAAAGTAACCCGGACCAAATCTCTGGACCTTTGTGGTCTTGGGCAACATTGCCGGGCGGAGTTGTCTATGACTTTGGCGTATAGCTCCGTGATTTGAACGATTCGTTTAAGATAATCGAATTTGTGGAGGAGCCTGAAACGCCACTCCGCCTTGTTACGGAAGGATATATCTAAGAAGCCTACTGGGAGGAGGAGTTCTTCGGGAATCTTATGAAATGTAAGCCCTTTAGATCGGTTGAGAATAGTCTACTCGTCGAGGTAGTATGGGACGTTGAAGTGCCGCCCTAGCCAATGTGGTTGCTCAATGTGGCGCCGAACTATCAACCATGCATGGATATGGGATTGGTTTTGGTGAGGGTAGCAGAGGATCTAGATCTTTTTGCACGGTGAGGCTTCTTTAGGGCGGTGGGCTCTGGCCTGTCGGGGCTGAATGGGCGATCCTTGGATAACCGGAGCACCCTTTACTCAGACCAACAAAAAGTGTGCCGCCATATTTCCATAGTCTAGTTCGTGTCGTGTTGCGGGTACTCTTACTGGTCGGACTTCGAGCAGCAGTGTGACGGTCGGTGTTCCCAACGTAGTAAACCGTAACCGAATTGGCTTATGCTGGCAGTTGCAACGGGGCGTAACGTACTGAGTGTAGGGTGGCGAATCACGTCTGATAATATCAAGAAGTATTCTTGAGTAATCAAGTTATATTGAAAAGCTGAGGTAGCGAGAGTGTCTGTCTAAGGAATGTTGTGTGGTTTTTTTATAGGCAGGGTCTGGGGAGCGTCTCACGATGCCCATCGTGAGATAGTGTTACATTCTCACTTGCCCGGAGTGAGAAAATGGGTCCCGCTCACTCGCACCGAGTGAGCGGAATACGTCGATCCGGGCCGTGACACCAAGGCCTGAGGAGTTCCTTGTCAAGTAAGAGGCTCACGGAGATTGTGATGATTCTGCCTTCCTTGATCTGCAGCTAGCAAGGTTGACTCAATGGAGTATTCTGTTGGAAAGGATGTGCGGCACCAAGATGACTGCAATTGTGTTGTTGTCCTTGTTGAGTTCAATCTGACTGTCTGAGGTCATCGCCACTTGTGATATACGCAGCTCCCCGTCCTTCTTGCCTAATTGGTCCAATTGCCTTCTTCGGGTTCCACGTGACCTTATTGCGTACATGGCCCAATTCAACACCAACCGTCACATCGGGCTACTAGTAAACGGTGAAGCGTCGTGCAGCCCAACTTGTCTCTATATTTTCGCCGCTAATATGCTAATAATCTCGGTGAGACCTTGTATGTCCGTCGCCTGCATATCATCGAGATCTATAAATCTACTAACCCCTACTTCCTCTTTAGCTCCGCTTGATTCGATAGACAGGCTAACAAGGTCTAGGCTATCACGAATAATCTCAATCAACCAACGCCATGATGCAGTATTCCCAGCGAGCTGGATAGAATCTAAAACGACCTCTCGAAGCGTTCGACGGTGACGGATCAGACATAATGCTATGTCCTCTCTGGCGCAGTCAATACAGGAAAGCATTAACTTCTCGAGTTTAGGGATATAAAGCTCCTTGCCTAGCTCCGAAAACCgtcccatctcatctcgctcCTCAAAGACGAGTTCAAGGTAGGAAAGCTCCGGCAAGAGCTTGATGAACCGAATCAGATCAGAGTCCCACTTGGAGGAAACCGGAACGTGTTGAGGAACATTTGGATCGAGTGAGATCTGTAGTCGACGCAGGCTGAAGGGAGGAGACTCTACTAAGATAGCAGAGGACGGCCCCATAAGCATGAAAGGACTGACCCGGTTCGAATTCATGAGCATTCCCTCGGGTCCAATGTTCAGTACCTCAACCTGGATTTTACTTGCTGCTACCGCTGTGAGAACCACATGGATGATGTGACGAACCAGCCGTGTGCTCTCTTTCGATTCGAATGTAAGGCCCCTTTGAGGCAAGATGCCGATGCTGCGCCTCAATCGATTTAGCCCCCAAGCCTGGATGCTACTGCTGATGTTGATATGCTTGCACCGCTTGAAATGCGCCATGGCCTGTGTCAGGCATTTAACATCGTAGCGTGATTGCATCACGTCTTCCTGGTCGTATAGGCGTTTGCGATACTCGCTTGCATTGAGTCGCCTCAGTCGATCCCTTTCAgtatcaccatcaccatcgtcgtcgtcagcgTCGTCAGCGTCGTCAGAGTCACTGGAATCCCCCTCTCCATTGTTGATCTGCCACCTGTCATACCACTCGTCATAGTCTATGCCCAACTCAGCCGGGGTAATCTTCCCCCGGAGGCTTTTCATCATGTTTTCATATTCGCTATACGGTGGCTCGATCTCTCGGACCTCGTCGAGGGGCAGTAGATGGCTGGTGCagatctcgagctcctcgacgGACTGACTAAGAGCATGGTGCGTTGCGATACTCTCGAGACACTGCAGACTTCTTCGTTCAAGCATTACCACGCGCTTCTTAAAGAAGGACTTGGTGAAGAGATGTGCTGTCTTTGCGTTGATCCCCTTGCATGTTCGACGGAGGGAAAGCCAGTCTCTGGGTCGAAGTTCTGTGAAAATGATAGTAGCGACTTCGATCGGAAGATGGGGTAAAGTAGCCATGAGGATGTGATGCGAACTGAGGCGAATGGAAGTTGTATAGACGAGAGAGCAAGCGAGCGCCTGATTATTTTCGGTAAGAAATCTGGAACCTGACCCCCGCCTTTTGTTACGGCCTAAAGCCATGATAGGCGGTAAAACCCGGCAGAGCCCCATTACGTCGCACGAGCAGGTCTGATGCGTCAGTCAAGCCGACGAATCAGGAGAGGAGCGCCGGAGCGGCCTGGAGCGGCAGACCAAACTGACATCGCTCCCAGCGCTCTCAGTGCTCCAAGGAAGCATCACGAAGTATATAGGATACACTCGTTGCACTATCTTATGCAatagctacctcagctatcaatacaacttggttaCACTCAATACCCTTGAGCACATTACCAGACGTAACAAGCGGATTATTCAGCCCACGCGACTCTACACCCCGTGATGCGCCTTGTGTACGAAGCCATCGGGTCAGTCGAAATTGCCCTTTTGAGTTTCGCGGTCAGTACGCTAGCCTATTTTGGACTTAGAACTCAAAATCTCTGGCCAACCAGAATTTAGCGGTCACACACTAACTTCATTTGATTTTCGCGGTCACGCACTAGCCTAATCAGGATTTCGCGGTCAACTCAGGGGCaagctcatctcatcaagctATAGGAACTTCAAGACGGTCTAAGTCAATCATTGTAATACTGCTTCTTAATCACTATGCCCGAAGCACCCAAGAAGCGTGGGCGACCTCGAGAGTATAATCCACCACAGGAGAAAGCAAGGCAAGATGTCATTGCTAAATGCGCTCAACGACGGCTTCGGAGCTCCTCGGTGCATGGAGATATCCGATTTCAAGTCTATGTCCCCCAACCGATAAAAGCTTTGCGGCCTCCATTCTCGCTGCAACGTCACACAGAGTCGACAAGCTGCCTCAATGTCCTCGCAAACGCCGCTAGCTGGTCAGATCGAACTGAGACGCCACCTCCACCAGCTTTGAACCATGTTATAAGCAACATCATTGTGGCCGGAAATGGATCGCATCTATAACCAACAGAAGAGTCTGTGTTGGTACAACCGTGTCTGCAGAATCTACGCAATGCGCAGAGCCACACGGAACAATTGAGATAGGCTCAAATTCGCCTAGCCCGTTAGGAGAGGCGATGCTGAGATCATGCGCGATGGGACCATATGGTGACCAGCATCACTCTACCGGAGATGATGACATCTGCGAAACTTCGGATTTACAGTTGCATAATGCTACTATATCGGGTTCCTCAGAGAGAGAAAGCAcattgagcttcttgcctAAGAGAATAAGTTCCCTTCCTAACCCTGATGCGCACGAAGCAATTGAAAACGAAGCGGGTAGAATACGGGAAGATGAGAATGCAACCTATTAAGAAGAAGGTATTAGCAATGGGCTGTTGTCCGACGCCGAGTCTCAGTCAGAAGACACTTTTGAAATAGAATCCAGCTCTGAGTTGGATGTCTTAGATGCTGAAAGTGAGATAGATATCGACGACACTAGTGTTCCTTCTGAGTCGGATCTCTACTTGGCAAAAGGCTTCTTAGGAAGGAACTGGGGGCATTTATGCAattgccaagaagaagaagaagaagaagaaaatgtCAGCGGTTACTGTTACGGATATGAATCCCCGAAAGACTTCACGGCCTGCGACAAGGAATGTGGATATTGCGGACGCTGTGATCAGTAGTGCGAGTAATGCAAATGCGTGACAAAGGTGCCTTTCATGTCCCCAATGGGGAGGATTGCAAGCG is a genomic window containing:
- a CDS encoding F-box domain-containing protein codes for the protein MATLPHLPIEVATIIFTELRPRDWLSLRRTCKGINAKTAHLFTKSFFKKRVVMLERRSLQCLESIATHHALSQSVEELEICTSHLLPLDEVREIEPPYSEYENMMKSLRGKITPAELGIDYDEWYDRWQINNGEGDSSDSDDADDADDDDGDGDTERDRLRRLNASEYRKRLYDQEDVMQSRYDVKCLTQAMAHFKRCKHINISSSIQAWGLNRLRRSIGILPQRGLTFESKESTRLVRHIIHVVLTAVAASKIQVEVLNIGPEGMLMNSNRVSPFMLMGPSSAILVESPPFSLRRLQISLDPNVPQHVPVSSKWDSDLIRFIKLLPELSYLELVFEERDEMGRFSELGKELYIPKLEKLMLSCIDCAREDIALCLIRHRRTLREVVLDSIQLAGNTASWRWLIEIIRDSLDLVSLSIESSGAKEEVGVSRFIDLDDMQATDIQGLTEIISILAAKI